The following coding sequences lie in one Hydrogenophaga sp. PBL-H3 genomic window:
- the queF gene encoding NADPH-dependent 7-cyano-7-deazaguanine reductase QueF (Catalyzes the NADPH-dependent reduction of 7-cyano-7-deazaguanine (preQ0) to 7-aminomethyl-7-deazaguanine (preQ1) in queuosine biosynthesis) gives MNQNTPEQSQLGQTSAYVDRYDAGLLFPLPRETKRREIGITGSVPFLGADLWTAFELSWLNPRGKPQVALAHITVPCESTHIVESKSFKLYLNSFNNTAFASADAVRDCIRADVSAAIWHGGPLQSSAGVKLLLPEQLEREKVQELEGLCVDRLDVECTRYQPAPELLTAAFDEKPVDEILVSHLLKSNCLVTGQPDWGSVQISYSGPQIDQAGLLQYIVSFRNHNEFHEQCVERIYMDVLARCKPTKLAVYARYTRRGGLDINPWRTSHPQSPPANVRTARQ, from the coding sequence ATGAACCAGAACACCCCCGAACAATCCCAACTTGGCCAGACCTCGGCCTACGTGGACCGGTACGACGCCGGCCTGCTGTTTCCCCTGCCGCGCGAGACCAAGCGCCGCGAGATCGGCATCACCGGCAGCGTGCCGTTTCTGGGTGCCGACCTGTGGACCGCGTTTGAACTCAGCTGGCTCAACCCGCGCGGCAAGCCGCAGGTGGCCCTGGCCCACATCACCGTGCCCTGCGAGAGCACGCACATCGTGGAGAGCAAGTCGTTCAAGCTCTACCTCAACAGCTTCAACAACACCGCGTTCGCCAGCGCGGACGCGGTGCGAGATTGCATCCGCGCCGACGTGAGCGCCGCCATCTGGCACGGTGGCCCCCTGCAGTCCAGCGCGGGCGTGAAGCTGCTGCTGCCCGAGCAGCTGGAGCGCGAGAAGGTGCAGGAACTCGAAGGCTTGTGTGTCGACCGGCTCGATGTGGAGTGCACGCGCTACCAGCCCGCGCCCGAGCTGCTCACCGCGGCGTTTGACGAAAAGCCGGTGGACGAAATTCTGGTGAGCCATTTGCTCAAGAGCAACTGCCTCGTGACCGGCCAACCCGACTGGGGCAGCGTGCAGATCAGCTACAGCGGCCCGCAGATCGACCAGGCCGGGCTGCTGCAATACATCGTGAGTTTTCGCAACCACAACGAATTCCACGAGCAGTGCGTGGAGCGCATCTACATGGACGTGCTGGCGCGCTGCAAGCCGACCAAGCTGGCGGTGTACGCGCGCTACACGCGCCGCGGTGGGCTGGACATCAATCCCTGGCGCACCAGCCACCCGCAGTCGCCGCCGGCCAACGTGCGCACTGCGCGGCAGTAA
- a CDS encoding anti-sigma factor: protein MNLIQHPELLDKLAAAHALGTLRGGARRRFEAMAREQAPVRAAALVWQSRVASMNELQTPQQPAPAVWTRIENLVQGDNQQQAMAAARSPAAKPLASGWLRSLALWRGATAAGALATVFALVTAVGLRDNLGAQINELQARLSATPQIEYVAVLNDDQASASMLVTFDPKNGKLTLQRVGGFQEASDKSLQLWALPPSGGPRSLGVLSQERLLQLTAGAGDVREVPALAISLEPKGGVPSERGPTGPVLFKGALIQKMI from the coding sequence GTGAACCTCATCCAACACCCCGAACTGCTCGACAAACTCGCCGCTGCGCACGCGCTGGGCACCTTGCGCGGTGGCGCCCGCCGCCGCTTTGAAGCCATGGCGCGTGAACAAGCCCCGGTGCGCGCCGCCGCGTTGGTGTGGCAAAGCCGCGTGGCTAGCATGAACGAACTGCAGACCCCGCAGCAGCCGGCGCCCGCCGTGTGGACACGCATTGAAAACCTGGTGCAGGGCGACAACCAGCAGCAGGCCATGGCCGCCGCCCGCAGCCCAGCGGCCAAACCGCTGGCCAGCGGCTGGCTGCGCAGCCTGGCGCTGTGGCGCGGCGCCACCGCTGCCGGTGCGCTCGCCACCGTGTTCGCACTCGTCACCGCCGTGGGCCTGCGCGACAACCTGGGCGCGCAGATCAACGAACTGCAGGCCAGGCTCTCGGCCACACCGCAGATCGAATACGTGGCGGTGCTCAACGATGACCAGGCCAGCGCCTCGATGCTGGTGACCTTCGACCCGAAGAACGGCAAGCTCACGCTTCAACGCGTGGGCGGCTTCCAGGAAGCCAGCGACAAGTCGCTGCAGCTCTGGGCCCTGCCGCCTTCGGGCGGTCCGCGCTCTCTGGGCGTGCTGAGTCAGGAACGCCTGCTGCAGCTCACGGCTGGCGCGGGTGACGTGCGCGAAGTGCCGGCACTGGCCATCAGCCTGGAACCCAAGGGCGGTGTTCCAAGCGAACGCGGCCCGACCGGGCCGGTGTTGTTCAAGGGCGCGCTGATCCAGAAGATGATCTGA
- a CDS encoding RNA polymerase sigma factor produces MSAQPDELLMALLDRVAQRDEAALKALYDTTSSKLYGLAMRVVGKSEWAEDALQETFLHIWRCAGDYRASLSPPMAWLGLIVRSRSLDYLRRRTADRTHLTDEIDDAMSDTLEGDSPNPMDTTLASQQAWALHQCLAKLENRQREVVSLAYLRDLSHSELSEQLSLPLGTVKTWIRRGLDQLRTCMARFA; encoded by the coding sequence ATGAGCGCACAACCCGACGAACTTCTCATGGCCTTGCTCGACCGCGTGGCCCAGCGCGACGAGGCTGCCCTCAAGGCCCTCTACGACACGACCTCCTCCAAGCTGTATGGCCTGGCCATGCGCGTGGTCGGCAAGAGCGAGTGGGCCGAAGACGCGTTGCAGGAAACCTTTCTGCACATCTGGCGCTGCGCGGGCGACTACCGCGCCTCGCTCAGCCCGCCCATGGCGTGGCTCGGCCTGATCGTGCGCAGCCGCTCACTGGACTACCTGCGCCGGCGCACCGCCGATCGCACCCACCTCACCGACGAGATCGACGACGCAATGTCCGACACCCTGGAGGGCGATTCGCCCAACCCGATGGACACCACCCTGGCCAGCCAACAGGCCTGGGCGCTGCACCAGTGCCTGGCCAAGCTGGAGAACCGCCAGCGCGAGGTGGTGAGCCTGGCCTACCTGCGCGACCTCAGCCACAGCGAACTGTCCGAGCAACTCAGCCTGCCCCTGGGCACCGTGAAGACCTGGATCCGCCGCGGGCTGGACCAGCTGCGCACCTGCATGGCGCGCTTCGCCTGA
- a CDS encoding cupredoxin domain-containing protein translates to MKRTNTSAWLMAAATLLPLAAQAATVQVTVLGRDGKPLADAVVVIEPASGAKPAEPTPVSAVISQQKMQFVPATSVLPVGSRVTFTNLDTWEHHVRGVPAGLASLNPGTQPGFELRLDGRAEGKSPASAEVTLDKAGAVQLGCHLHGSMRGFIFVADSPWTVVTDANGTATMQGLPEGAAKVRVVHADQLLEVTPVAVNITPVTALSLPTQVQPRRRRP, encoded by the coding sequence ATGAAACGCACGAACACATCGGCCTGGCTGATGGCAGCAGCCACCCTGCTGCCGCTGGCCGCACAGGCCGCCACGGTTCAGGTGACCGTGCTCGGGCGCGACGGCAAGCCCCTGGCCGACGCGGTGGTGGTCATCGAGCCCGCCTCGGGGGCCAAGCCGGCGGAGCCCACGCCGGTCTCGGCCGTCATCAGCCAGCAGAAGATGCAGTTCGTGCCCGCCACCAGCGTGTTGCCCGTGGGCTCACGGGTGACCTTCACCAACCTCGACACCTGGGAACACCATGTGCGCGGCGTGCCGGCGGGCCTGGCTTCCCTCAACCCGGGCACCCAGCCGGGCTTCGAGCTGCGCCTGGACGGCAGGGCCGAAGGCAAGAGCCCGGCCAGCGCCGAGGTGACCCTCGACAAGGCCGGCGCCGTGCAACTGGGCTGCCACCTGCACGGCTCGATGCGTGGCTTCATCTTCGTGGCCGATTCCCCCTGGACGGTGGTGACCGATGCCAACGGCACGGCCACGATGCAGGGACTGCCCGAAGGGGCCGCCAAGGTGCGCGTGGTGCACGCCGACCAGCTCCTGGAAGTCACGCCGGTCGCGGTCAACATCACGCCCGTGACCGCTTTGAGCCTTCCCACGCAGGTGCAGCCCCGCCGGCGCCGGCCATGA
- a CDS encoding group I truncated hemoglobin yields the protein MKHLITTTALTLLALASGAAFAQSMQPAAAPSAASAYPMAPAAGLYQAFGEEAGIRSLMDDFVVRLKADPRIGNQFKDTNLANLSKSLGDQLCQLSGGPCVYKGPDMKAAHASMDINKGHFNALVEVLQQSMNARGIAFNRQNQMLALLAPMNRDVITVR from the coding sequence ATGAAACACCTCATCACCACCACCGCCCTCACCCTGCTGGCCCTGGCCAGCGGCGCCGCGTTCGCCCAGTCCATGCAGCCCGCAGCCGCGCCATCGGCCGCAAGCGCTTACCCCATGGCGCCCGCCGCAGGCTTGTACCAGGCGTTCGGTGAAGAAGCCGGCATCCGCAGCCTCATGGACGATTTCGTGGTTCGCCTCAAGGCCGACCCGCGCATCGGCAACCAGTTCAAGGACACCAACCTGGCCAACCTGTCGAAGTCGCTGGGCGATCAGCTCTGTCAGCTCTCGGGCGGCCCCTGCGTCTACAAGGGTCCGGACATGAAGGCCGCACACGCCAGCATGGACATCAACAAGGGCCATTTCAACGCCCTGGTGGAAGTGCTGCAGCAAAGCATGAACGCGCGTGGCATTGCGTTCAACCGCCAGAACCAGATGCTCGCGCTGCTGGCCCCGATGAACCGCGACGTGATCACGGTTCGCTGA
- a CDS encoding DUF3034 family protein, translating into MPNLNTLFASQAARLLPLAAAAALLTANPVHADTGKLLLTGGVSSVEGAAGGGISPWAVIGSQATEGEVGVSAYLSRAVTKDYGLTAYGVAVGIHDRVELSLGRQDFNTGVTGTLLGLPGLHLKQDIVGAKVRVAGDAVLDSDSLMPQIAVGVQFKRLQSSGLDGTLNALGAKRSGADVYVSATKLFLAQGILVNGTLRATKANQGGLLGFGATLGGADNSYELQPEISVAYLINSKLAVGVEYRAMPNKLQRAGQAAGLGDGLRADDWKDIFIAYAPSKNVSLTAAYVDLGRIVPATTGGRKQTGVYVSAQIAF; encoded by the coding sequence ATGCCCAACTTGAACACCCTCTTTGCCAGCCAGGCCGCGCGCCTGCTGCCCCTGGCCGCAGCCGCCGCGCTGCTGACCGCCAACCCCGTGCACGCCGACACCGGCAAGCTGCTGCTCACCGGCGGCGTGAGCAGCGTCGAAGGCGCGGCCGGTGGCGGCATTTCGCCCTGGGCCGTGATCGGCAGCCAGGCCACCGAAGGCGAGGTGGGTGTGTCGGCCTACCTCAGCCGCGCCGTGACGAAGGATTACGGCCTGACCGCCTATGGCGTGGCGGTGGGCATCCACGACCGCGTCGAACTCTCGCTGGGTCGGCAGGACTTCAACACCGGCGTCACCGGCACCCTGCTGGGTCTGCCGGGCCTGCACCTGAAGCAGGACATCGTGGGCGCCAAGGTGCGCGTGGCCGGCGACGCCGTGCTCGACAGCGACAGCCTGATGCCGCAGATCGCCGTGGGTGTGCAGTTCAAACGCCTGCAGTCCTCGGGCCTGGACGGCACGCTCAATGCGCTGGGTGCCAAACGCAGCGGCGCCGACGTGTACGTCAGCGCCACCAAGCTGTTCCTCGCGCAAGGCATCCTGGTCAATGGCACGCTGCGCGCCACCAAGGCCAACCAGGGCGGCCTGCTGGGCTTCGGCGCCACGCTGGGCGGTGCCGACAACAGCTACGAACTGCAGCCCGAGATCTCGGTGGCGTACCTGATCAACAGCAAGCTGGCCGTGGGCGTTGAATACCGCGCCATGCCCAACAAGCTGCAGCGCGCCGGCCAGGCCGCTGGCCTGGGCGATGGCCTGCGCGCCGACGACTGGAAGGACATCTTCATCGCCTACGCGCCGAGCAAGAACGTCTCACTCACCGCAGCCTATGTGGACCTGGGCCGCATCGTGCCCGCCACCACCGGCGGCCGCAAACAGACCGGCGTGTACGTCTCGGCCCAGATCGCGTTCTGA
- a CDS encoding ferritin-like domain-containing protein, translated as MNTTQTPDSLISPASRRGFMRSGGVLSAAAVALLAGNDVLAASHAQKMDMSKDVGILNVALTLEHEAINAYQLGAGSGLLQKPVLDVAVQFQGHHKTHRDALIATIQKLGGKPVAEMKLEDYAKSLNAASLKSQADVLDLAARLELGATNAYLSVIPALGDRELAKVAARLAADETMHYTVLASALGRPLPPGALSFGA; from the coding sequence ATGAACACCACCCAGACCCCCGACTCCCTGATCTCCCCCGCCTCGCGCCGCGGCTTCATGCGCAGTGGAGGCGTGCTCTCCGCTGCCGCCGTGGCGCTGCTGGCCGGCAATGACGTGCTGGCCGCCTCACACGCCCAGAAGATGGACATGTCCAAGGACGTGGGCATCTTGAACGTGGCGCTCACGCTGGAGCACGAAGCCATCAACGCTTACCAGCTCGGTGCCGGCAGTGGACTGCTGCAAAAGCCGGTGCTTGATGTGGCGGTGCAGTTCCAGGGCCACCACAAGACCCACCGCGACGCGCTGATCGCCACCATCCAGAAGCTCGGCGGCAAGCCTGTGGCCGAGATGAAGCTGGAGGACTACGCCAAGTCGCTCAACGCCGCTTCGCTCAAGAGCCAGGCCGATGTGCTGGACCTCGCCGCCCGCCTGGAGCTGGGCGCCACCAACGCCTACCTGAGCGTGATTCCTGCTCTGGGTGACCGCGAGCTGGCCAAGGTGGCCGCCCGCCTGGCCGCAGACGAAACCATGCACTACACCGTGCTCGCCAGCGCCCTGGGCCGTCCCCTGCCCCCCGGCGCCCTCTCGTTCGGCGCCTGA
- a CDS encoding histone deacetylase family protein codes for MKTFHNPHHAAHAGQQEMFRGRMVPCHEVPARLDFVLAELQRRPLGALQTPEVDEAALDAAIGRVHSARYVDFLRGAWAEWVAMDPANAERDALPSVWPLPNRHGFRNDVLPTNFAARLGLFSFDSGSPLTVGTWAAARGGAACALAAAGDVAAGARSAFALSRPPGHHAGPDFLGGYCFLNNAAIAAQALRDAGHSKVAVLDVDYHHGNGTQTIFYERADVFTVSIHGDPATEYPFFLGHADERGAGAGEGFNLNLPLPRGTGFDTWRESLTIALQAVQRFGATALVVPMGLDTFEGDPISGFTLQSADYFAVGEALAGAGLPTVFTFEGGYAVDAVGTNAVNLLEGFQRSL; via the coding sequence ATGAAAACCTTCCACAACCCCCACCATGCCGCCCACGCCGGCCAGCAAGAGATGTTTCGCGGCCGCATGGTGCCCTGCCACGAGGTGCCCGCGCGGCTGGACTTTGTGTTGGCCGAGCTGCAGCGGCGCCCGCTGGGCGCGCTGCAGACGCCCGAGGTGGATGAGGCCGCACTGGATGCGGCGATTGGCCGGGTGCACAGCGCACGGTATGTGGACTTCTTGCGCGGCGCCTGGGCCGAGTGGGTCGCCATGGACCCGGCCAATGCAGAGCGCGATGCCCTGCCCTCGGTGTGGCCGCTGCCCAACCGCCATGGCTTTCGCAACGATGTGCTGCCCACCAACTTTGCAGCGCGCCTCGGCCTCTTCAGCTTCGATTCGGGTTCACCGCTCACGGTGGGCACCTGGGCGGCGGCGCGCGGTGGCGCTGCCTGCGCGCTGGCGGCGGCAGGGGACGTGGCAGCGGGTGCGCGCAGCGCGTTCGCGCTCTCGCGCCCGCCGGGCCACCACGCGGGCCCCGACTTTCTGGGGGGTTACTGCTTTCTGAACAACGCAGCGATTGCCGCACAGGCGCTGCGCGATGCGGGCCACTCGAAGGTGGCGGTGCTCGACGTGGACTACCACCACGGCAACGGCACGCAGACCATCTTTTACGAGCGCGCCGACGTGTTCACGGTCTCCATCCACGGTGACCCGGCGACCGAGTACCCGTTTTTCCTGGGCCATGCCGACGAGCGCGGTGCGGGTGCGGGCGAGGGCTTCAACCTGAACCTGCCGCTGCCGCGCGGCACCGGCTTTGACACCTGGCGCGAGTCGCTGACCATCGCCCTGCAAGCGGTCCAGCGCTTTGGTGCCACGGCCCTGGTGGTGCCCATGGGGCTGGACACGTTTGAGGGCGACCCGATCTCGGGCTTCACCTTGCAAAGCGCCGACTACTTCGCCGTGGGTGAGGCCCTGGCCGGTGCCGGGCTGCCCACCGTGTTCACGTTTGAAGGTGGCTACGCGGTGGACGCCGTGGGCACCAACGCGGTGAACCTGCTCGAGGGCTTCCAGCGGTCGCTCTGA
- a CDS encoding Txe/YoeB family addiction module toxin encodes MKLVFADEAWEDYVYWQKQDRKMVDRINKLIAEVKRDPFAGVGKPEPLKHALSGFWSRRINDEHRMVYKVEGGSLLIAQLRYHY; translated from the coding sequence GTGAAGCTGGTCTTTGCCGACGAAGCCTGGGAAGACTACGTGTACTGGCAGAAGCAAGACCGAAAGATGGTGGATCGGATCAACAAGCTGATCGCCGAAGTCAAGCGCGATCCGTTCGCCGGCGTGGGGAAACCGGAGCCGCTCAAACATGCCCTGTCGGGCTTCTGGTCGCGGCGCATCAACGACGAGCACCGCATGGTCTACAAGGTCGAAGGGGGTTCACTGTTGATTGCCCAGCTTCGGTACCACTACTGA
- a CDS encoding type II toxin-antitoxin system Phd/YefM family antitoxin: MDAITYSSARANLARTMDRVCNDHEALIITRNGEQSVVMLSLEDYQALEETAYLLRNPTNAKRLLSAVAQLSAGKGVERKLAP; encoded by the coding sequence ATGGATGCCATCACTTACTCATCTGCCCGCGCCAACCTGGCCCGCACCATGGACCGCGTGTGCAACGACCACGAAGCACTGATCATCACGCGCAATGGCGAACAGTCGGTGGTGATGCTCTCGCTCGAAGACTACCAAGCTCTGGAAGAAACCGCCTACCTTTTGCGCAACCCGACGAATGCCAAACGACTGCTCTCCGCAGTGGCGCAGTTGTCCGCCGGCAAGGGTGTGGAAAGAAAGCTCGCGCCGTGA
- a CDS encoding PPC domain-containing DNA-binding protein — protein sequence MPLLPLRLSPGTDLRRALEALPGSHGTDSAFVVAGIGSLVQVGLRYADATETTLLAGPLEMLSLSGSLGAAGAHLHVSVSDASGRVFGGHLGLGSTVRTTAEVLLALLPPGTLTREHDAATGFNELVVRSGRGMP from the coding sequence ATGCCCCTCCTGCCCCTGCGACTCTCCCCCGGCACCGACCTTCGGCGCGCTCTGGAAGCACTCCCGGGCAGCCATGGCACGGACTCCGCTTTTGTGGTGGCCGGCATCGGCAGCCTGGTGCAGGTCGGCCTGCGGTACGCAGACGCAACCGAAACCACCTTGCTTGCCGGGCCGCTGGAGATGTTGAGTTTGTCCGGGAGTCTGGGTGCGGCGGGCGCGCACCTGCACGTGTCGGTGTCCGATGCATCGGGCCGCGTGTTCGGTGGGCATCTGGGCCTGGGCAGCACGGTGAGGACCACGGCGGAGGTCTTGCTGGCGTTGTTGCCGCCAGGCACGCTAACTCGGGAGCACGACGCGGCAACCGGGTTCAACGAACTGGTGGTCCGGTCCGGACGGGGAATGCCATGA
- a CDS encoding GNAT family N-acetyltransferase, with amino-acid sequence MNIHAGYLPGCIGRVVEIHASFYARTVGFGAPFEAKVATELSEFCLRFDPERDGLWLAQDTAGIQGSVVIDGSHHGEAGAHLRWFITSDASRGQGLGAQLLGAAMDFCRARGHRKVYLWTFDELHAARHLYEKHGFVLARTQRGSQWGKEVNEQLFILERP; translated from the coding sequence ATGAACATCCACGCGGGCTATCTCCCCGGCTGCATCGGTCGTGTAGTGGAGATACATGCAAGCTTCTACGCCCGCACCGTGGGTTTCGGCGCACCGTTCGAGGCCAAGGTGGCCACCGAGTTGTCCGAGTTCTGCCTGCGCTTCGATCCCGAACGCGATGGCCTCTGGCTCGCGCAAGACACTGCGGGCATTCAAGGCTCGGTGGTGATCGATGGCTCGCACCACGGGGAGGCGGGCGCACACCTGCGCTGGTTCATCACCTCGGATGCGTCGCGCGGCCAGGGCCTGGGCGCCCAGCTGCTCGGCGCCGCCATGGACTTCTGCCGCGCACGCGGTCACCGCAAGGTGTACCTGTGGACCTTCGACGAACTGCACGCGGCGCGTCACCTGTATGAGAAGCACGGCTTTGTACTGGCGCGCACGCAGCGGGGATCGCAGTGGGGCAAGGAAGTCAACGAGCAGCTTTTCATACTTGAAAGGCCATGA
- a CDS encoding isochorismatase family protein: MRYVKPNPTKTALLIIDVQQGLCEGEGLAFESDAVIVRKTTPDAFQGTDLDALLNAHGVTRLIVCGMRSEFCVDTTTRRALALGYPVTLVADAHTSAGNAVLTSRQVIDHHNATLTNVSSFGPRVLAMASADVQRGA, translated from the coding sequence ATTCGATACGTCAAACCCAACCCCACGAAAACCGCCCTGCTCATCATCGATGTTCAACAAGGCCTGTGCGAAGGCGAGGGTCTGGCATTCGAGTCCGACGCTGTGATCGTGCGCAAGACCACGCCGGACGCCTTTCAGGGCACCGACCTTGACGCGCTGCTCAATGCGCACGGCGTGACCAGGCTGATCGTCTGCGGCATGCGCAGCGAGTTTTGTGTCGACACCACCACCCGCCGTGCGCTCGCACTGGGCTACCCGGTGACGCTGGTGGCCGATGCCCACACCTCGGCTGGAAACGCCGTGCTCACGTCGCGCCAGGTGATCGATCACCACAACGCGACGTTGACGAACGTCTCCAGCTTCGGGCCACGCGTGCTGGCCATGGCCAGCGCCGATGTGCAGCGCGGCGCCTGA
- a CDS encoding enoyl-CoA hydratase-related protein has translation MTATTCFSLSSTDDVAHLVMSRPAELNTMNPTFWRELDEVLTTIHAQGTARALVISSTGKHFSAGMSLDTFAGGIQMDDQSAEGRAAIFDVLMDIQATFTKIENLRIPVICAIQGGCIGGAVDMVTAACIRYASADAFFCIQEINIGMVADVGTLQRLPKLIPMAVVKELAYTGRRLSASKAQAYGLVNEVFDSHEATVAAALQCAKEIASKPPVAIWGTKQAVNYARDHSVEDSLRQMGWLQGAVWSNAHVREAITAMKDKRAGAFAPLPALQSFKSLG, from the coding sequence ATGACCGCAACGACCTGCTTTTCCCTGAGCTCGACGGATGACGTCGCCCACCTGGTGATGAGCCGCCCCGCCGAGCTCAACACCATGAACCCCACCTTCTGGCGCGAGCTCGACGAGGTGCTGACCACGATCCACGCGCAGGGCACAGCGCGCGCGCTGGTGATCAGCAGCACCGGCAAACACTTCAGTGCCGGCATGTCGCTGGACACCTTTGCGGGCGGCATCCAGATGGACGACCAGAGTGCCGAGGGCCGCGCAGCCATCTTTGATGTGCTGATGGACATCCAGGCCACCTTCACCAAGATCGAGAACCTGCGCATCCCGGTGATCTGTGCCATCCAGGGCGGCTGCATCGGGGGCGCGGTCGACATGGTCACCGCCGCCTGCATCCGCTATGCAAGTGCCGACGCCTTCTTCTGCATCCAGGAAATCAACATCGGCATGGTGGCCGACGTGGGTACGCTGCAGCGCCTGCCCAAGCTGATCCCGATGGCCGTGGTGAAAGAACTGGCCTACACCGGCCGCCGCCTGAGCGCGAGCAAGGCACAGGCCTACGGCCTGGTCAACGAGGTGTTCGACTCGCACGAGGCCACGGTGGCCGCCGCGCTGCAGTGCGCGAAGGAGATCGCGTCCAAACCGCCGGTGGCCATCTGGGGCACCAAACAGGCTGTGAACTACGCGCGCGACCACTCGGTGGAAGACAGCCTGCGACAGATGGGCTGGCTGCAGGGCGCGGTGTGGAGCAACGCGCATGTGCGCGAAGCAATCACGGCCATGAAGGACAAACGCGCGGGTGCATTCGCGCCGCTCCCGGCCTTGCAGTCGTTCAAGTCGCTGGGCTGA
- a CDS encoding Y-family DNA polymerase yields MLDRVDAPTDQTLPRRIAHLDMDAFFASVELLRYPQLKGLPVVIGGGRRREDDLLQSLREAYPDREWATNSLDHIPVDFFPRLAGYTGRGVATTATYAARQFGVGSAMGLMKAAKLCPQAILLPVDFDEVRRISRLFKSTIREIAPVVEDRGVDEVYIDFTHVPGGQREGGRVLARLIQKSIFQATGLTCSIGVAPNKLIAKMASEFNKPNGISIVQPDDLQGLIWPLPCRKINGVGPKADAKLQGHGIHTIGELAQRERGWLVQHFGKSYGAWLFDVSWGRDERPVQTESEPVSMSRETTFDRDLHAVRDRAELGAIFTRLCEQVAGDLSAKGYAGKTIGIKLRYDNFQSVTRDVTIDHFTADPTTIRRQAGLCLKRVDLTRRIRLLGVRVGKLVKPGTDEAATQAYSEPASPPPPRDQTRHDRNDLLFPELDG; encoded by the coding sequence ATGCTCGACCGCGTGGACGCCCCAACCGATCAGACCCTGCCGCGGCGCATTGCCCACCTCGACATGGACGCGTTTTTCGCGTCGGTCGAGTTGCTGCGTTACCCGCAGCTCAAGGGACTGCCGGTGGTCATTGGCGGAGGCCGACGGCGCGAGGACGACCTGCTGCAATCCCTGCGCGAAGCCTACCCCGACCGCGAATGGGCCACCAACAGCCTGGACCACATCCCGGTCGATTTCTTTCCGCGCCTGGCTGGCTACACCGGGCGAGGCGTGGCCACCACCGCCACCTACGCGGCGCGCCAGTTCGGCGTGGGCTCGGCCATGGGCCTCATGAAGGCCGCCAAGCTGTGCCCCCAGGCCATCCTGCTGCCGGTGGACTTTGACGAAGTGCGCCGCATCTCGCGCCTGTTCAAGAGCACCATCCGCGAGATCGCGCCGGTGGTGGAAGACCGGGGCGTGGACGAGGTCTACATCGACTTCACGCACGTGCCCGGCGGCCAGCGCGAGGGCGGGCGCGTGCTGGCTCGTCTGATCCAGAAGAGCATCTTCCAGGCCACAGGCCTCACCTGCTCCATCGGCGTGGCGCCCAACAAACTCATCGCGAAGATGGCGAGCGAATTCAACAAGCCCAATGGCATCAGCATCGTGCAGCCCGACGACCTGCAAGGCCTCATCTGGCCACTGCCCTGCCGCAAGATCAATGGCGTGGGCCCCAAGGCCGACGCCAAGCTGCAGGGCCACGGCATCCACACCATCGGCGAGCTCGCTCAGCGCGAGCGGGGCTGGCTGGTTCAACACTTCGGCAAGAGCTATGGCGCGTGGCTGTTTGATGTGTCCTGGGGCCGCGACGAGCGGCCGGTGCAGACAGAGAGCGAGCCGGTGAGCATGAGCCGCGAAACCACCTTCGACCGCGACCTGCACGCAGTGCGCGACCGCGCCGAGCTTGGCGCCATCTTCACCCGGCTGTGCGAGCAGGTGGCGGGCGACCTGAGCGCCAAGGGTTATGCGGGCAAGACCATCGGCATCAAGCTGCGCTACGACAACTTCCAGAGCGTCACGCGCGACGTGACCATCGACCACTTCACCGCCGACCCCACCACCATCCGCCGCCAGGCCGGCCTGTGTCTCAAGCGGGTGGACCTCACCCGGCGCATCCGCCTGCTCGGCGTGCGTGTGGGCAAGCTCGTCAAGCCCGGGACAGACGAGGCCGCAACTCAGGCCTACAGTGAGCCGGCTTCACCACCCCCTCCACGAGACCAGACCCGCCATGACCGCAACGACCTGCTTTTCCCTGAGCTCGACGGATGA